Sequence from the uncultured Flavobacterium sp. genome:
TGGAGCTGGATTAAAATTTAAATTTAATGAAGCAAAAACAGGATTTGATATGATAATTTTAGGAAGCGGACAATCGATTCCGTTTACAAAATAAGAATTAGAAATATACAAACTAATATGTTTAAAACCCGATAGTTATTCTGTAACTATCGGGTTTTTGTTTTGTTTAAAGTTACTGTATAGTTGATGTTTTGTCATTTCGACGAAGGAGAAATCACACACGTAAATCGACAAAGATTGGCGAATTTGATTGCGAAGTTTCTAGTGTGATTTCTCCTTCGTCGAAATGACAGACTTTGAGAAAAACCTCTTTGGTAAAATTAAAATCAGCTTTTTATAATTTTAAAATAAAAAAAAGAAAACCTCAGAACCTCAGTATCTCAGAACCTTAGCGCCTTATAAAAAAATAACATTACATTAAAAAAATGTTAGAATTTTAATTTTTTGTTTTGAGAATTAAAAAATAGTGTACTTTTGCACCAATGAATAAAATAAGTTTACATATAACTTCTTTGTCACGGACAAACTCACCTGTAACTTCTCCCGAAGTACGGATACTATCTCTATAGTATTCACAGAGTTTTTCGCCGCGTATTTATTTATATTCATTTTTCATTTTGAAATCAAATAATTTGTCCATTGGACAAACATATCCTAAAAGTATATATTATTTTTTGAATTTTCTTAGTCAAGTTTTTGATTTTGAGGATGTTACTTTTTTTTTGTCTATTTTTATTGGATTGAATTCAGGATTTCAAACTAAACAATACGTTTTAATTTTTAACTCTAACTTCAACTATTGAAATGAAAATCTCTATTGTTGTTACTCAGGAAGAACACTTCAAATTCGCACAGGAAATTTGCGATACAATAGAATCATCTGCCTTATTAAGAGGTACAGGGATTGCTAAAAGAACTCCTGAATACATTCAGAAAAAAATGTCGAGCGGTGATGCAATGATTGCTTTAGCAGATGGAAAATTTGCAGGTTTTTGTTATATCGAAAGTTGGCAACACGGCAAGTTCGTGGCGCATTCTGGCTTAATTGTACATCCGGATTATAGAAGTTTGGGCTTGGCAAAAAAGATCAAATCAAAGGTTTTTGACTATTCTCTAAAAAGATATCCAGACGCTAAAATATTTGGAATTACGACCGGTTTGGCTGTAATGAAAATCAACTCTGATCTTGGTTACAAACCCGTGCCTTTCTCTGAACTTACAACAGATCCAAGTTTCTGGTCTGGCTGTAAAACCTGTACCAATTATGAAATTTTAAAAAGCAAAGAAAACAAAATGTGTCTTTGCACCGGAATGTTATACGACCCAAAAGAAAAACAAAAAGATCCGCCAAGACATCCTTTTAACGAAGCCGTTTTAAGCAGATTAAAGAAAATAAAACAAGCTTTATTCTTAAATAAACTATTGTCGTTTATCTTTTTAACCTAAGAATAAATTAAAAAAGAAATCTCAAACTTGCTACATACGAAAGTATTAGCCTAAATTATAAAAAATGAAAAAAGTTGTATTAGCTTATAGTGGAGGATTAGATACCTCGTATTGTTTGAAATATTTAAAAAATGAAAAAGGATACGAAGTTCACACCGTACTTGTAGATACAGGAGGATTTGATGCTGAAGAATTATCAGCAATTGAAAAAAGAGCTTACGAATTAGGAAGCGCACAACACGCCAACTTAACTATCATTGATAAATATTATGATAAAGCTATAAAATATTTGATTTTTGGAAACGTATTAAAAAACAATACATATCCATTATCAGTAAGTGCAGAACGTGTTTTCCAAGCAATTGAAGCTATAAAATATGCTAAAAAAGTTGGAGCAAGCGCAATTGCACACGGAAGTACAGGCGCAGGAAATGATCAGATTCGTTTTGATTTAATTTTCCAAACCATCGCTCCGGAAATTGAAATTATTACACCAATTAGAGATTTAAAACTTTCAAGACAAGAAGAAGTAGATTATTTGGCCCAAAACGGAGTACATTATTCTTGGGAAAAAGCACAATATTCTATCAATAAAGGACTTTGGGGAACAAGCGTTGGAGGAAAAGAAACTTTAACTTCAAGTCAACCGTTACCAAGTGAAGCATATCCGTCTCAATTGCAAAAAGAAGGAGAAGAAAAAGTGACTTTGCATTTTGAACAAGGAGAATTAGTAGCATTAAATGGTAAAAAAGATGCTCCGGAAAATAATATTGTAAAACTTGAAAAACTGGCAAATGCTTACGCAATTGGTAGAGATATTCACGTTGGAGATACAATTATAGGAATCAAAGGAAGAGTTGGTTTTGAAGCTGCGGCGCCATTAATCATTATTAAAGCGCACCATTTATTAGAGAAACATACACTTGGTAAATGGCAACAATACTGGAAAGAACAATTAGGAAACTGGTACGGAATGTTATTTCACGAAGGTCAGTTTTTAGATCCTGTAATGAGAAATATTGAAACTTTCTTGCAAGACACACAAAAAACAGTAAACGGAACCGTAACGGTTTCATTAAAACCATATCATTTTTCGCTTGACGGAATCGAATCTAAAAACGATTTGATGAACACAGGTTTTGGTCAATACGGAGAAATGAACAATGCATGGACATCTGACGATGCAAAAGGATTTATCAAAATTCTTGGAAATGCACAAAATATATTTTCATCAGTAAACCATTTAACTCATGATTAAGCGTGATGAATTATTCAAAAATAAATTTATGAAGACGAAAGTATTTTTTTTAATTCCATTACTTCTAATTTTTTTTGGATGTTCAAGTGATAATAATGATGTGACGGCTGAAAAAGAAAATCTGAAAGCTGTCTCTCATGAAGTTTTATTGTTCGAATATATACCTGAAACAGGTAATAATTCACATAGGCTTAGATATAATATAAAATATACGAACCCTAACAATGTTGCTATAAAAGGATTTTCTAACATTACGATGGATTATGATGGATTAATATTAACTCCTATCAAAAAACTTCCACCTTATATCGAAATTGATGCAAATTCTAGCTTTACAGAAAGTTTTGATGTTGAAGAGGCTTTTGATATTAATATAGGAAAGGTAAATTCAATAAAACTGGTATCTATTAAATTTACTATTGTTAAAAATTAAAAAAAAGAATAAGGGGTATTTTGAAATCTAAAAAACTAAAAGCATGATTAATGTTGGAATAATTGGTGGTTCGGGCTACACAGCTGGAGAACTTATCAGAATCTTGATGTATCATCCCAATGTAAACATCGATTTTGTTTACAGCACGACCAATTCTGGTAAACCGCTTTCTGTGGCGCACCACGATTTGATGGGAGATATTGAAATGAATTTTACTGATGTTGTAAATCCTGACGTAAATGTGGTTTTTTTATGTTTAGGTCACGGAAAATCTATTTCATTTTTGGAAGAAAACAAGTTTGCAAGTCATACCAAAATCATTGATTTAGGAAATGATTTTAGATTAACTAAAGATGCTAATTTCGAAGGAAAAGAATTCATTTATGGTTTACCCGAATTGAATAAAACTGAAATTAAAAAAGCAAATTTTATCGCAAATCCAGGTTGTTTTGCGACAGCGATTCAATTGGCTTTATTGCCTTTAGCAAAAAATAATCTATTAAAATCTGACGTTCATATTAATGCAACAACCGGAAGTACAGGCGCGGGCGTAAGTCTTGCTGAAACTTCACATTTTAGTTGGAGAAACAATAATATGTCGCATTATAAAGCTTTTGAACACCAACATTTGGGAGAAATCAACCAAAGCGTGAATCAATTGCAAGCGGATTATTCAGATGAATTAATTTTTGTTCCGAATAGAGGAGATTTTACAAGAGGAATTTTTGCAACATTATATACAACTTCCGAAGAAAGCTTAGAAGATTTAGTTGCCAAATACGAAGATTTCTATAAAAATGAACCTTTTGTAACCGTTACAACGACAAATATCAATATGAAACAAGTCGTTCAAACTAATAAATGTATTATCAGTTTATTGAAAAAAGGAAACCGGATTTTAATCACTTCAATCATTGACAATTTAATCAAAGGTGCTTCAGGACAAGCGATTCAAAACATGAATTTAATGTTCGGATTAGAAGAAACTACAGGTTTACATTTAAAACCAAGCGGATTTTAAATTGTTGTCAAAACGGTTAATCGTTTATTCGGTTAATCGATTAAACAAATGAACGGTTAAACAATTAAACAACAAGAAAAATGAATTTATTTAACGTATACCCACTTTATGATATAACTCCTGTAAAGGCGCTAGATTGCACAATTACAGATAATAACGGAGTGGAATATTTAGACTTATATAGCGGACATGGTGTAATTTCAATTGGCCATACGCAACCTGATTATGTTGCAAAACTAAAAAATCAATTAGATCATTTAGGATTTTATTCGAATGCAATTCAGAATCCTTTGCAGGTAGAATTAGCTCAGAAATTAGGTAAACTTTCCGGTTTAGAAGATTACGAATTATTTTTATGCAGTTCTGGAGCTGAAGCAAACGAAAATGCATTAAAATTAGCTTCTTTCCATAACGGAAAATCAAGAGTTGTAGCTTTTGATAATTCTTTCCACGGAAGAACTTCTGCAGCTGTTGCCGTTACAGATAACAAAAAAATTGTAGCGCCAATTAATGCACAACAAGTCGTTACTTTTTTACCTTTAAACCAAATCGAATTAGTTGAAGCAGAACTTGAAAAAGGAGATGTTACAGCAGTAATTATCGAAGGAATTCAAGGAGTTGGAGGTTTAGATCAAGGAACAACAGAATTTTTTCAGGCTTTAGAAAAAACATGTAAAAAACACGATGTTGTTTTAATTTTAGACGAAGTACAATCAGGATACGGAAGAAGCGGAAAATTTTTCGCATTCCAACATCACGGAATTAACGCTGATATTATTTCAGTTGCAAAAGGAATGGGGAACGGATTTCCGGTTGGAGCGATTTTAATTTCTCCAAAATTTGAAGCAAGTTTCGGATTATTAGGAACAACTTTCGGCGGAAGCCATTTATCTTGTGCAGCCGGAATTGCGGTTCTTGACGTAATTGAAAAACTGGATTTACAGAAAAATGTAAATGAAGTTTATGAATATTTCTTAGAAAAAATTAAAGAAGTTCCCGGAATCAAACAAGTAAAAGGAAAAGGATTAATGCTTGGAGTAGAATTTGATTTTGACGTTGCAGCTTTAAGAAAAAAGCTTATCATCGAAAAACACATTTTTACAGGAAGTGCAAACAACAAAAATCTGCTAAGAATTTTACCGCCATTAACAGTAAAAAAAGCTGATATTGATACGTTTGTAAAAGCTTTAAAAGAAAGTTTGGAAGAATTAAAAAACTAATACTCTCAAAGTTAAACCCGACAGGTTTTTAAAACCTGTCGGGTTTAAAACACAAAGTTTGACTTTGAAAACAACCAAAAAACAACCAAAAAACAACCAACCAACTATAAAAAATGAATCCATTATCAATTGAAAAACGCAATCTGGTTTTGCGCTCTATGGCAAAACTGGTCGAGCAGAAGCGGAGTCAGATTATCTTAACCAATCAGGAAGATTTATTGGCATACGACGGCTCAGATTTAGCGATGGAAGAACGCCTAAAAGTAGATGATAAAAAAGTCGACGAGATGATTTTGTCTTTGAATCAACTAGCTTCTCAGGAAGATCCGGTTGGAGTAGAACGTTTTCATTTTGTTCATGATAATGGAATAAAAGTCATTAATAAAACTGCGGCTTTTGGTACGATTTTAATCATTTATGAATCTCGTCCCGATGTTACAATCGAAGCGGGAGGAATTGCCTTTAAATCCGGAAATAAGATTTTATTAAAAGGAGGAAAAGAAGCTTTAAAATCGAACTTGAAAATTGTTGATTTATGGCATCAGGCTTTAGCAGAAAACGGAATTTCGAAAGATTGGGTAGAATATTTGAATTATAATCGAACAGAAACTCAGGCTTTCTTAGAAAAACCAACTCAAAAAGTAGATTTAATTGTTCCGAGAGGAGGAGAAAAACTAATTGAGTTTGTAAAAGCCCACGCCACTTGTCCCGTAATTGTAAGCGGACGCGGAAACAATTTTGTTTACGTTCATGAAAAAGCAGATACAGATTTGGCTTTAAAAATAATTTTGAATGCTAAGACCTCTAAAATCTCGGCTTGTAATGCAGTTGACAAGGTTTTAATAGATTCTAAATTACCAAATTTTGAAGGTTTTACAGCTATTTTAATTGAGACTTTAAAAGAATCTAATGTAGAAGTAATCGTTGATGAATCTTTAAAAAGCTTTGAAGACACAGAAACACTTCAAAACGAAGATATTTGGTACGAAGAGTTTTTAGATTATAAAATCGTAATTGGAACCATTGATTCTGAAGAAAATGCAATTGAAAAAATCAATAAATATTGTGGCGGACATTCGGCAGTAATTATTACAAGAGATGACAAAGCAGCGCAAGAATTTATGGATGCCGTTGATACAGCAGCCGTTTATCAAAATGCCTCAACCCGTTTCACAGACGGAGGACAATTTGGTTTAGGCGGAGAATTAGCGATAAGCACAGATAAATTGCATCAAAGAGGACCAATTGGACTTCAACATCTCGTAACCAATAAATGGTACGTTTACGGAGAAGGACAAATTAGGTAATTGAGATAATTAGATAATGTGTCAATTAGATAATTAGAATTTAATTGTAGACAAAGCTTTGCGAACTTACCGTTTGTAAACACAAACAGAATAAAAAACCTTGCGGACTTTGCGGTTAAAAAAAAACTGCGGTTAAAACGACAACAATGGGAAAAAAGCGGATTTTATTAAAAATAGGAAGTAATACTTTAACCAAAGAAACCAATCATATTTCGCGGGGAAAGATCGAAGATATAGGTATGCAAATTGCCGCTTTAAACAAAGATTACGAATTTGTAATCGTAAGTTCCGGAGCCATTGCAGCCGCCAAACAATTTGTAAAACTCGAAAGTAAAGGAAAAGAAATTGCATTAAAACAAGCTTTAGCTTCAATTGGACAGCCACATTTAATGCGGATTTTCCATGAGAATTTTAGCGATTTAGGATTATTGACATCACAATGTTTATTGTCTTATTCAGATTTTGAAAAAGAACAATCCAAAGTAAATATTGTCAATACGATAAACGTTTTGGTCGAGAACAATTACATTCCGATAATCAATGAAAATGATACCGTTGCCACGGATGAGATTCGGTTTGGAGATAATGATAAATTAGCTGCTTTAACCGCTGTTCTTTTAAATGTTGATATTCTGATTATTGCCACTAACACAAACGGAATTTATACTAAAGATTCCATTCACGATGAAAATCCTGAAACGATTCAATTAGTAAAAGATCTGAAAGTATTAGAAAAAGAAATCGGCGAATCAAAATCATCACACGGAACAGGCGGAATGCAATCAAAAATTGAAGCTGCCGGAATCGCAAAAGCTGCCAACATCGAAACCTGGATCGTCAACGGATTAAATGATAATTTTATTTTAAAAGCATTAGAAGGCGAAATTTCTTTTACTAAAATCGTTTAATTATAACGCGGATAATACGGATTCGCTAAAGCGAAGACGCGGATAAAAACGGATTTTTGTATTTATCTTTAATTTTTAAGTAGTATATTTCATTCAAATTTTTAAAGTTATGGAATTATTACATGAAGAATTGACCGATATCATTATTAAAACTTTTTATGAAGTATATAATGAATTAGGATATGGATTTTTAGAAAGAGTTTATTTAAACTCACTTTATCTGGAATTAAAAAGTATAGGTTTAAATGTTGAAGCCCAAAGGAAAATAGAAGTTTATTATAAAGGAATCGAAGTTGGAGAATACTATTCAGATTTAGTTGTTGAAAATTTAGTTATTCTCGAATTAAAAGCAGCAGAAAGTATTAGTCCTGCTTTTGAAAACCAAATATTAAATTATTTAAGAGGTACAAACTGCGAAGTAGGATTGCTGTTGAATTTTGGAAAGAAACCGGAATTTAGACGGAAAGTTTTCGAAAATAGTAGAAAAGTAAGAAAGTAAAAAAAGAATCAGTTTTTATCCGCGTTTTCGCTTTAGCGAATCAGTTTAATCCGCGTCTAAATACACAATACAATAAAAAGACATGAATTATATTTCAATAAAAGATATAGACTCATTATCAAAATGGGTAAAAAGCGCATTAAAAATCAAAAAGAATCCGCTTAAAAATCAAGAATTAGGAAAAAATAAAACCTTAGGAATGTTATTTTTCAACCCGAGTTTAAGAACGCGTTTGAGTACTCAAAAAGCCGCTATAAACTTAGGAATGAACGTTATGGTAATGAATTTTACCAACGAAGGCTGGACATTAGAATTCGAAGATGGAGCAATTATGAATTCAGGCGCTTCGGAACACATTAAAGAAGCAGCGGAAGTAGTTTCTCAATATTGTGATATTATCGCCATTCGTGCTTTTGCAGGTTTAGTTGATAAAGAAAAAGATTATGCCGAAACAGTAATCTCAGGATTCTTGAAACACGCAACTGTACCAATCGTAAACATGGAAAGCGCGGTTCGTCATCCAATGCAATCTTTGGCAGACGCCATTACAATGGAAGAATACAAAACAAAACACAAACCAAAAGTAGTTTTGTCTTGGGCGCCGCATCCAAAAGCATTACCACAAGCCGTTGCCAATTCATTCGTAGAAATGATGCAAATGCAAAAAGATATGGATTTTGTAATCACACATCCTGAAGGTTACGAGCTAAGTCCCGAAATCACGAAAGATTGTAAAATCGAATACGATCAAAACAAAGCTTTCGAAAATGCCGATTTCGTTTACGTAAAAAACTGGAGTAACTTCAACGATTACGGAAAAGTAACCAACATAGATCCAAATTGGACTGTTACAGCAGAAAAAATGGCATTAACCAATAACGGAAAATTCATGCATTGTCTTCCAGTTCGTCGTAACGTAATTGTAAGTGATGAAGTAATCGATAGCGAAAATTCAATCGTAATTCAGCAAGCGAATAACAGAACTTATTCGGCACAATTAGTTTTACAAAAGATTCTTAAGAAGTTAAAATAAAGGTACAAAGGCACAAAGTTGCAAAGGTTCAGAGGTTTTTTACGTGCTGAATCTAAACTTTGTCCCTTTGTTCCTCTGAACCTTTGAACCTTTGAACCTCATGAAAAAAGTTACTTTAATAAAAATTGGTGGAAACATTATCGACAATCCAACCGAATTAGAACAATTCTTAACCGATTTTTCTAAAATCGAAGGACATAAAGTTTTAGTTCATGGCGGAGGAAAATCGGCTACAAAAATGGCACAAAGTATAGGTTTGGTTCCGCAAATGATCGACGGACGCCGAATCACCGATGCGCCAATGCTCGATGTTGTCGTGATGATTTACGCCGGACAAATCAACAAACATATTGTAGCGCAATTACAAGCCAAAGACAATAATGCAATTGGTTTTTCGGGAGCTGACGGAAATTTGATTCAGTCAGTAAAACGAAATCATCCAACAATAGATTACGGATTTGTAGGGGACGTAAAACAGGTTAATACCAAGTTATTGGCAACTTTATTAGAAACAGGAATTGTTCCTGTTTTCTGCGCCATCACACACGATAAAAACGGACAATTATTAAACACAAATGCTGATACAATTGCAAGCGAATTATCAATTGCATTGTCTGAAGTTTTTGACGTTACGCTTACTTATTGTTTTGAAAAACAAGGAGTTTTGCAAGATTCAGAAGATGATTCGTCTGTAATAACAGAAATCAACGAAGAGTTATACAATAAACTAAAAGAAGAAAAAGTAATCCATTCCGGAATGATTCCAAAGCTGGACAATTGCTTCAACAGTTTATCAAGAGGCGTTCAGAAAATTAAAATTGGACATCATAAAATGCTTCAAAATCCAGACGTTTTACATACCACGATTACATTATAAAAGATGTTGTTATGAATTGACTCTAATTTTTTCTTTTAAAAGAGAAAATAATTTTAGCCGTACATTAAAAAGTTTATTTTGATTTTAAATCTTTAACAAAAAGATAATTTATGAAAATTGGTGTAATTAGTAGCAAAAAAGCACAACTGCGCAGTACTTTTAAATTTTAATTTAAGAAATTTGCGCCAATTAATTTTCTGGCTAAGATTTAGTAAAGTCATTGCTTAAAAACTTAGAACCTCAGAATCTTAGTCCCTCAGAACCTATTAAAAAATGAAAAATATAGAAACGCTTACTCAGGAAGCAATTAGTTTATTAAAAAGTCTTATCGAAACGCCTTCATTTTCAAGTGAAGAAGATCAAACAGCACTTTTAATAGAAAATTGGTTCAATCAAAACGAAATTCCTTTTAAAAGAGAAAATAACAATGTGTGGGCTTTCAATAAATATTTCGACGAAAACAAACCGACACTTTTACTGAATTCACATCACGATACCGTAAAACCAAACCAAGCTTACACAAACGATCCGTTTAAAGCCATTGAAAAAGACGGCAAATTATTCGGTTTAGGAAGCAATGATGCCGGAGGATGTCTGGTTTCGTTATTGGCAACTTTTGTGCATTTTTATGAGAATCAAAATCTGTCTCATAACATAGTAATCGTAGCTTCGGCAGAAGAAGAAAGCAGCGGAAAAAATGGTTTAAACAGCGTTTTACAGCATTTGCCAGAATTAGATTGCGCAATTGTTGGTGAACCAACTTTAATGCAATTAGCTGTTGCAGAGAAAGGTTTGTTAGTTCTTGACGTAAAAGTAAAAGGAACCGCAAGTCACGCTGCACATCAAAACGATGATAATTCAATTTACAAATCAATTCCTGTAATGGAATGGTTTAAAAACTATAAATTCGATAAAATCTCTGATGTTTTAGGTCCTGTAAAAATGACCGTAACACAAATCAGTGCCGGAAAACAGCATAATGTTGTGCCGTCAGAATGTGATTTAGTCGTTGATATTCGTGTAACAGATCGTTATACAAATACTGAAATTCTGGATGTAGTAAAAGCAAACGTAAATGCCGAAGTTACGCCAAGATCAATGCATTTAAACGCATCATCAATTCCGGTTGAGCATGGTTTGGTGCA
This genomic interval carries:
- a CDS encoding M20 family metallo-hydrolase; its protein translation is MKNIETLTQEAISLLKSLIETPSFSSEEDQTALLIENWFNQNEIPFKRENNNVWAFNKYFDENKPTLLLNSHHDTVKPNQAYTNDPFKAIEKDGKLFGLGSNDAGGCLVSLLATFVHFYENQNLSHNIVIVASAEEESSGKNGLNSVLQHLPELDCAIVGEPTLMQLAVAEKGLLVLDVKVKGTASHAAHQNDDNSIYKSIPVMEWFKNYKFDKISDVLGPVKMTVTQISAGKQHNVVPSECDLVVDIRVTDRYTNTEILDVVKANVNAEVTPRSMHLNASSIPVEHGLVQAGIALGRTTYGSPTLSDQSVLSCQSLKLGPGETLRSHSADEFIFINEIEEGIDLYIKILTDFFKL
- the argB gene encoding acetylglutamate kinase translates to MKKVTLIKIGGNIIDNPTELEQFLTDFSKIEGHKVLVHGGGKSATKMAQSIGLVPQMIDGRRITDAPMLDVVVMIYAGQINKHIVAQLQAKDNNAIGFSGADGNLIQSVKRNHPTIDYGFVGDVKQVNTKLLATLLETGIVPVFCAITHDKNGQLLNTNADTIASELSIALSEVFDVTLTYCFEKQGVLQDSEDDSSVITEINEELYNKLKEEKVIHSGMIPKLDNCFNSLSRGVQKIKIGHHKMLQNPDVLHTTITL
- the argC gene encoding N-acetyl-gamma-glutamyl-phosphate reductase, whose translation is MINVGIIGGSGYTAGELIRILMYHPNVNIDFVYSTTNSGKPLSVAHHDLMGDIEMNFTDVVNPDVNVVFLCLGHGKSISFLEENKFASHTKIIDLGNDFRLTKDANFEGKEFIYGLPELNKTEIKKANFIANPGCFATAIQLALLPLAKNNLLKSDVHINATTGSTGAGVSLAETSHFSWRNNNMSHYKAFEHQHLGEINQSVNQLQADYSDELIFVPNRGDFTRGIFATLYTTSEESLEDLVAKYEDFYKNEPFVTVTTTNINMKQVVQTNKCIISLLKKGNRILITSIIDNLIKGASGQAIQNMNLMFGLEETTGLHLKPSGF
- the proB gene encoding glutamate 5-kinase — translated: MGKKRILLKIGSNTLTKETNHISRGKIEDIGMQIAALNKDYEFVIVSSGAIAAAKQFVKLESKGKEIALKQALASIGQPHLMRIFHENFSDLGLLTSQCLLSYSDFEKEQSKVNIVNTINVLVENNYIPIINENDTVATDEIRFGDNDKLAALTAVLLNVDILIIATNTNGIYTKDSIHDENPETIQLVKDLKVLEKEIGESKSSHGTGGMQSKIEAAGIAKAANIETWIVNGLNDNFILKALEGEISFTKIV
- a CDS encoding N-acetylornithine carbamoyltransferase gives rise to the protein MNYISIKDIDSLSKWVKSALKIKKNPLKNQELGKNKTLGMLFFNPSLRTRLSTQKAAINLGMNVMVMNFTNEGWTLEFEDGAIMNSGASEHIKEAAEVVSQYCDIIAIRAFAGLVDKEKDYAETVISGFLKHATVPIVNMESAVRHPMQSLADAITMEEYKTKHKPKVVLSWAPHPKALPQAVANSFVEMMQMQKDMDFVITHPEGYELSPEITKDCKIEYDQNKAFENADFVYVKNWSNFNDYGKVTNIDPNWTVTAEKMALTNNGKFMHCLPVRRNVIVSDEVIDSENSIVIQQANNRTYSAQLVLQKILKKLK
- a CDS encoding argininosuccinate synthase domain-containing protein is translated as MKKVVLAYSGGLDTSYCLKYLKNEKGYEVHTVLVDTGGFDAEELSAIEKRAYELGSAQHANLTIIDKYYDKAIKYLIFGNVLKNNTYPLSVSAERVFQAIEAIKYAKKVGASAIAHGSTGAGNDQIRFDLIFQTIAPEIEIITPIRDLKLSRQEEVDYLAQNGVHYSWEKAQYSINKGLWGTSVGGKETLTSSQPLPSEAYPSQLQKEGEEKVTLHFEQGELVALNGKKDAPENNIVKLEKLANAYAIGRDIHVGDTIIGIKGRVGFEAAAPLIIIKAHHLLEKHTLGKWQQYWKEQLGNWYGMLFHEGQFLDPVMRNIETFLQDTQKTVNGTVTVSLKPYHFSLDGIESKNDLMNTGFGQYGEMNNAWTSDDAKGFIKILGNAQNIFSSVNHLTHD
- a CDS encoding GNAT family N-acetyltransferase, whose amino-acid sequence is MKISIVVTQEEHFKFAQEICDTIESSALLRGTGIAKRTPEYIQKKMSSGDAMIALADGKFAGFCYIESWQHGKFVAHSGLIVHPDYRSLGLAKKIKSKVFDYSLKRYPDAKIFGITTGLAVMKINSDLGYKPVPFSELTTDPSFWSGCKTCTNYEILKSKENKMCLCTGMLYDPKEKQKDPPRHPFNEAVLSRLKKIKQALFLNKLLSFIFLT
- a CDS encoding aminotransferase class III-fold pyridoxal phosphate-dependent enzyme, producing the protein MNLFNVYPLYDITPVKALDCTITDNNGVEYLDLYSGHGVISIGHTQPDYVAKLKNQLDHLGFYSNAIQNPLQVELAQKLGKLSGLEDYELFLCSSGAEANENALKLASFHNGKSRVVAFDNSFHGRTSAAVAVTDNKKIVAPINAQQVVTFLPLNQIELVEAELEKGDVTAVIIEGIQGVGGLDQGTTEFFQALEKTCKKHDVVLILDEVQSGYGRSGKFFAFQHHGINADIISVAKGMGNGFPVGAILISPKFEASFGLLGTTFGGSHLSCAAGIAVLDVIEKLDLQKNVNEVYEYFLEKIKEVPGIKQVKGKGLMLGVEFDFDVAALRKKLIIEKHIFTGSANNKNLLRILPPLTVKKADIDTFVKALKESLEELKN
- a CDS encoding glutamate-5-semialdehyde dehydrogenase, with translation MNPLSIEKRNLVLRSMAKLVEQKRSQIILTNQEDLLAYDGSDLAMEERLKVDDKKVDEMILSLNQLASQEDPVGVERFHFVHDNGIKVINKTAAFGTILIIYESRPDVTIEAGGIAFKSGNKILLKGGKEALKSNLKIVDLWHQALAENGISKDWVEYLNYNRTETQAFLEKPTQKVDLIVPRGGEKLIEFVKAHATCPVIVSGRGNNFVYVHEKADTDLALKIILNAKTSKISACNAVDKVLIDSKLPNFEGFTAILIETLKESNVEVIVDESLKSFEDTETLQNEDIWYEEFLDYKIVIGTIDSEENAIEKINKYCGGHSAVIITRDDKAAQEFMDAVDTAAVYQNASTRFTDGGQFGLGGELAISTDKLHQRGPIGLQHLVTNKWYVYGEGQIR
- a CDS encoding GxxExxY protein codes for the protein MELLHEELTDIIIKTFYEVYNELGYGFLERVYLNSLYLELKSIGLNVEAQRKIEVYYKGIEVGEYYSDLVVENLVILELKAAESISPAFENQILNYLRGTNCEVGLLLNFGKKPEFRRKVFENSRKVRK